The following proteins are encoded in a genomic region of Polynucleobacter paludilacus:
- a CDS encoding Smr/MutS family protein translates to MPKEKTYLCLCLDCGGQRQLIGNCRLCDSAQTPEAITETLIFNMELGYPTIEEAIDKFESYLDAAYDAGFKSMVVIHGYGSSGSGGGIKQTMRRHLEGNYYLPKVGSYYFGEDLKVGNEAFEELLKARSSIKKHQSHFLGNAGTSVLLLG, encoded by the coding sequence ATGCCCAAAGAAAAAACCTATCTGTGCTTGTGTCTTGATTGCGGGGGGCAACGCCAATTAATTGGTAACTGTCGTCTATGCGACAGCGCGCAAACTCCAGAGGCAATAACCGAAACCCTGATTTTCAATATGGAGCTTGGTTATCCAACCATAGAAGAGGCCATTGATAAGTTCGAGAGCTATCTCGATGCAGCATATGACGCAGGCTTTAAATCCATGGTCGTGATTCACGGATATGGATCTAGTGGATCAGGCGGTGGCATTAAGCAAACCATGCGACGCCATCTGGAAGGAAATTACTACCTACCTAAGGTAGGTAGCTATTACTTTGGCGAAGACCTCAAAGTAGGTAATGAAGCCTTTGAAGAATTACTCAAGGCCAGAAGCAGCATCAAAAAACACCAGTCTCACTTTTTAGGAAACGCCGGAACGAGTGTTTTGCTCTTGGGTTAA
- a CDS encoding BrnT family toxin, with protein MDFARAWEVLSHTTHTIEDLRKSYGERRFIAIGFLDDRLTVVVWTPRGRKRRIISMRYANEREIKEYAKGVD; from the coding sequence TTGGACTTTGCTCGAGCATGGGAAGTCTTAAGTCACACCACTCATACTATTGAAGATCTGCGAAAGAGTTATGGCGAGAGAAGATTTATTGCTATTGGATTTTTGGATGATCGATTAACGGTAGTGGTTTGGACTCCGAGAGGTCGAAAGAGAAGAATCATTTCAATGAGGTATGCAAATGAACGTGAAATTAAAGAATACGCAAAAGGAGTGGATTGA
- a CDS encoding BrnA antitoxin family protein gives MNVKLKNTQKEWIDSDDAPEISAADLQRGVWSVEGRVVSEKEGRKAFAKRLRGRPVGSVSKSPKTLTTIRLSAEVIEQFKAAGAGWQTKIDLALKDWLLTHRP, from the coding sequence ATGAACGTGAAATTAAAGAATACGCAAAAGGAGTGGATTGATTCTGATGATGCTCCAGAAATTAGTGCTGCAGATTTACAGCGTGGTGTGTGGAGTGTTGAGGGAAGGGTCGTTTCAGAAAAAGAGGGTCGCAAAGCCTTTGCTAAAAGATTGCGTGGAAGACCGGTTGGTAGTGTGAGTAAGTCACCCAAAACACTGACAACCATTCGATTGTCTGCTGAAGTCATTGAACAATTTAAAGCTGCTGGTGCAGGATGGCAGACAAAAATTGATTTAGCACTTAAAGACTGGCTGCTAACCCATCGGCCATAA
- the dnaX gene encoding DNA polymerase III subunit gamma/tau, producing MTALALARSWRPKTFSQLVGQDHVVKALTHALDQGRLHHAWLFTGTRGVGKTTIARIMAKALNCIGEDGQGKMTSTPCGKCSACTAIDQGRFVDYIEMDAASNRGVDEMAALLEKAAYAPSNARYKVYMIDEVHMLTNHAFNAMLKTLEEPPEHVKFILATTDPQKIPVTILSRCLQFNLKQMPVPLIVEHLEKVLAAEKVDYETNALRVIAKAGQGSMRDALSLTDQAIAYAAGKVTEESVRGMLGTLDDAYLIRILDALASKDGATLLNISNEMGERSMSFSLALQDLSSLIQKIAAAQIVPESVLEDWPEAAEVRRLATVFTKEEIQLFYQISITSRSDLSLAPDEQTGFAMTLLRMLAFRPAGSEPQALKANVANTTPSRPAAPPARTAMPSNRSEPRAAAPASPKSPAASSERPDWHTLMRALPIKGLVQQLAFQTELQDWADSATGIKATIVTPTPSLASDASVARLTEVLTAHFGKPIKLTIEKGEVEGKSVAKIDAAIHQEKRQTAEQMIAADPFIQALEKEFGAKVVGGSVKPL from the coding sequence ATGACTGCATTGGCACTAGCCCGTTCGTGGCGCCCTAAAACTTTTTCCCAATTGGTAGGACAAGACCATGTGGTCAAGGCTTTGACCCATGCTTTGGATCAGGGGCGCCTACATCACGCTTGGCTCTTTACCGGTACCCGCGGCGTGGGTAAAACCACGATTGCCCGCATTATGGCCAAAGCCCTCAATTGCATCGGCGAAGATGGTCAAGGAAAAATGACCTCAACACCATGCGGCAAATGCTCTGCCTGTACCGCAATCGATCAAGGTCGCTTTGTTGACTATATTGAGATGGACGCCGCCAGTAATCGTGGTGTGGATGAGATGGCTGCTCTATTAGAGAAAGCCGCCTACGCACCCAGCAATGCGAGATACAAGGTCTACATGATTGACGAGGTGCACATGCTCACCAATCATGCCTTTAATGCCATGCTCAAGACTCTGGAAGAACCTCCTGAGCACGTCAAGTTCATTCTGGCCACAACCGATCCCCAAAAGATCCCCGTCACCATTCTGTCGCGCTGCTTGCAGTTCAATCTCAAGCAAATGCCAGTACCTCTCATCGTTGAGCATTTGGAAAAAGTGCTTGCTGCAGAAAAAGTCGATTACGAAACCAATGCACTGCGCGTGATCGCTAAAGCAGGCCAAGGCTCAATGCGCGATGCTTTATCGCTGACCGATCAAGCGATTGCGTATGCCGCTGGCAAAGTCACTGAAGAATCTGTCCGCGGCATGCTTGGCACATTAGACGATGCGTACCTCATTCGTATTCTGGATGCACTAGCCAGTAAAGATGGCGCAACTTTACTCAATATCAGTAATGAGATGGGTGAGCGCAGCATGTCTTTCTCATTAGCCTTACAAGATCTATCGAGTTTGATTCAGAAGATTGCTGCTGCGCAAATTGTTCCAGAATCAGTTCTAGAAGATTGGCCGGAAGCAGCAGAAGTGCGACGCCTAGCAACAGTCTTTACCAAAGAAGAGATTCAGCTCTTTTATCAAATCAGCATCACTAGCCGTTCTGACTTATCGCTCGCACCAGATGAGCAAACGGGCTTTGCCATGACCTTGCTGCGCATGCTCGCATTTAGACCTGCCGGCTCAGAGCCTCAAGCTCTTAAAGCCAATGTAGCTAATACCACGCCTTCACGGCCTGCAGCGCCACCAGCCAGAACAGCGATGCCAAGTAATCGCTCTGAACCCAGAGCTGCCGCCCCAGCTAGCCCAAAGTCTCCAGCCGCATCTAGCGAGCGCCCTGATTGGCATACCCTGATGCGCGCTTTACCGATTAAAGGATTAGTGCAGCAGTTGGCTTTCCAGACTGAGTTGCAAGACTGGGCCGATTCCGCAACAGGGATTAAAGCCACGATTGTCACTCCCACACCATCATTGGCATCCGACGCTTCTGTAGCCCGCTTAACGGAAGTGTTGACTGCGCACTTTGGTAAACCCATCAAGCTCACGATTGAGAAGGGTGAAGTCGAAGGCAAGAGCGTTGCCAAAATTGATGCAGCGATACATCAAGAGAAAAGACAAACTGCCGAACAAATGATTGCAGCCGATCCGTTTATCCAAGCGCTTGAAAAAGAGTTTGGCGCGAAGGTGGTTGGTGGTTCTGTGAAGCCGCTATAA